The genomic interval CACTGCAACAGGTGGACGGCCAAGGCCGAGGCCAGCATTGCACCGACGGCCCTGGGGACCTCGACACTGAGTGGCAGCACGCTGGCCAGCATGGCCGCAACCAGCGGCGCCGCCAGTGCCCCCGCCACGAAGGCGGCAACGAACAGGCCCGCTTTGCGCAGGTTGCCCAGCTCGGCGGTGGTGGCGATGAACACCAGCGCCCCGGCGAATGCACCGAGCAGGACGCCGGGGTCAACGCCCGGGAAGAGGGACAGCAACGCCAAGGCGCTCAGGGTGCTGGTTGCTGCACTGGATGAAATCGGTTCTGGCATCGTGCTCTCCTATCGTTTGCTGCCGTAGTGGCGAGCGGTTTGAAATTCGTGGATGGTCTGGCACTCGGCGCAGCGTTCGCAGCCCCGGATCGCTTCACGGCGCGCCTGCGGGATGGGGTTTTCACAGTCGATGCAGTAGTGCGGGCCGGTGCCACTGATGCGGGCGGCGTGGATGCGGGCAGCGAGTTGCTGCTCGCTGATGTCGGCCAGTCGTTCGAGTTCGTCGTCGAGGCGGCTCATGGTCAGTCCCATAGCTGGATCAGCGGCTGCTCGGCCTGGGTGGGGGCCGCTGGCATTGTGATGAGGGTTCCGGTCGGGAGGATGGGGCCGAGCGCGGCCAAACCGGGGTTGAGTGCGAGCACCTGCTCGGTGATGCCTGCGGTGTAGCCGTAGTGCCGGAACAGGATGAGGTCGAGGGTGTCACCCTGCTGGCTGCGCAGCTCCATCAGATGAGCTCCACCGTGTTGTGGGTGGTGCCAAGGATGTCGCGAATGGCAAAACGGGCGTCGCGGTAGAGGTCGTCAGAGCTGATGATTTTGGCATCGGCCCCTTTGACGCCATCACCGGTGGCGCTGTAGTCGGCGTAACGCTCCAGCAGGTTGGCGCGGGTTATGGCGTAGACGGCGCGCCGATAGCTGTGCAGGTGCGCCGATTCGTTGTTGATGAGTTCGCTCGGTACGGCGGCCAGGGTGGCGACCCCTTCTGCCTCACGAGCGCGGCGCCAGTCAGCCAGATCCCGGTTGATGCTGGTGATGGCGTCGACCACGGCATGGGTGAGGCGGGCCGTGGTGACGGTGCCATCGAGCCGGACGGTTTCGCGCAGGTCAGGCAGCGAGATCACCGGCCAGAAGGGGCTGGAGGGTATATCCCCTTCGGCTGGCGACGTGGGTGCATTGGCAATGAATCCGTTGCTCATGTTGTTCCTTCTCCGCTTGTTGGGCGGTGGTCGGACCGTCTGGTATGCGAAACGCATTCGTCAGGCCCGAGCCGCCCAGGGTGCGGGGTTCGCTCGGTTAGCTGCCGCCGCTAGTGGCGTCGGGCTGCTGTTCTTTTTTCAGTTCACGCTCGAGCACTTCGAGCTCTTTCTTGATGCCCACCTTGTCGTGCAGTTCGAGAGCACGGCGGTAGTGCTGGGCGGCCTGCTCCTTGAACCCGTCGGCCAGGGCGGCGCGGCCCACGGCCTTGTGCAGCTTGGCGCGCACCTGGTCGAAGATGTCGCAGTGGGTCAGCAGCTCGAGGTAAGCGCACAGCAGGCCATAACTGGGGCCAGCACCTGCCTCTTGCAGCTTGATGCCGGTGTCGGCCACCTCTTCGGCGATCAGGGTGGCGGCGGTGCGCTCGTAGCGGTCCGGGGTGCTGAGGCCGTGGCGGATCACGTAGTCGGCCATGTTGAAGGCCCCTTCGAGATCGCCGGTGTCGAGGGTCCAGAGCATGACGGTGACGAGGACGTCATCTTGTCCGCCCCGGTCGGCGGCCAGCAGGCCATCAATCCACGGCTTGTAGACCGGCAGCATGGTGCGCTTGGCATCGATCTTGCGCTCGATGCTCTGGATGCCCTTGAGGGTGCGGCGGTGTTCGGCCAGTTGCATCAGCTGGAGCTCGTAGGCGTTGGCGCGGGCCTGGTCGAATTGGGGATTGGCCGCCCCTTGCAGGGCGGCCAGTGCTCTTTCGCGGTGGCGGCGGGCGGGAGTCATGCCACCCCCTTACTCGCCGGGGGCCGGGTTCGGCCCGATGACGATGTTTTCGACCAGGGCGGCGCAGTCGTAGTCCTCGACCACGTAAGCGTCGTTGGTGCTTTCGTAGTTGACGATGCGGTTGCGCTTGGGCTCGTCTTCGATGTGACGACGGCGGGCGCCGGTCTGCCAGTAGATGGAGAGGTTGCTGAGCTTGGTGATGAGCAGCTTGTCTTCGGGGAAGAAGGGGACGCGCACGGCCTTGAGGCCGCCGATCTGCTTCTGGCTCACCAGCACCTGACCAGCCAGTTTGTTCTGGTTGTCGCCCGCGTCGTTGATGATGGGGAAGTATTTGTCGGAGAGCATCTTGCGGCCACAGATGACCACCAGGTCGGTATCGTCCTGATACCAGGGTTTGATCAGCTCGCTCACAACGTCGAATACCAGGGCGTCGATGTTTTTATAATCGCCGTCGGTGGCATCGACGTAGATCTTGCCGCTGCCCTCGGAGCCCTCGCTCATGACCTGGGCCGGGGCGTCGGTGCGGATGTGTTGCAGCCAGCCGATGTTGACGTCTTGCAGCAGGGGGTGGGCGTTGCGATCGGTGTCGGCGGCGGCACTGGTGCCATGCCAGCCGATCATGATGCGGTCCAGCCCCTGACGGGTGAGGATGGCGTCACGGACACGGGTCTGGAAGTCGGGGAACTTGGCCCAGGCGTCGATCTGGCCGTAGCCGATCTGGGTGTCGAAGTTGGTCTGGGCGCATTCGTAGCTCTGGTCGTAGAGACCGTGCGGGCTGTTGGGCTGGCGGTCTTTGGTGTCGGTGTTGGTGCGACCGGCGATGGTGCTGGTGATGCCGATACCGACCTTTTGACCTTTCATCTCATCGACAGGGATGACGTTGATCATGCCGAGGAAGGCGACCGACTCCTGCATTTTGGTTTCCAGGGTCTGCTGGACGCTGGGCTGCACGTTGAATTGCACCATGGCGCTGGTGATGGCGTTGAGTTTGGCGACCTGGCCGGTGAACTCGTTGAACTTCTGGCGGGTTTCGTTACGCATTGGGCATGGTCCTTAGCAGTCGGTTTGAATGGAGGTGCCATCGCTACCAGTGGCGGGCGGGCGCTTGTGGCTGAGCTCTTCCTGGCCCTCCAGCTTGGCGGTGAGGTCGGCCAGCGCCTTTGCGGTGGCGTCCTGCTTGTTGGTCAGCTCGGTGATGGTCTGAGCCTGCTCGGTGAACTTCTTCTGCAGGTCAGCATCGAGGGTGGTGACCTCTTTCGCGACGGTCTCGACGGCCTGGTGCACATCGCTGAAATCGGCGGTGGATTGCTTCTTGTGGGTGGAGAACAGCGCAGCGATGCGCTCGGCAAGGGAGGGGCCTTTCTCCTGTTCACTTTCGAATTCGATGACGGTTTCCAGCGCTTCGGTGAACAGGCATTCCGGATGGTACTTGCGGTCGGCCAGCGGGTTGACGGTGGCCTTGCTGCAAAACTGCAGCATTTCGGTGCCAAGGCTGGCCGGGCTGTCGGTGACCGCAAGCCCCATCATGTAGGCGCCTTTATCGTTCAGGTTGGGGTGGATCTCGATGGAGGTGTAGACCTTCTGGCGCTTCTTGTTGAGCGCGATCAGCTCCGGGGTCGGATCAATCTGGACGAACAGGGCCAGGCGCTTCTCGCCCTCGATGGTGACCTCTTCGGTCTTGGCGGCGGTAATGTCGCCGTACATCTTGAACAGGCCGTTGGGGTCAATGCCCCGGATGTGCTCCATATTGACCCGGGCGCCGTAGGTGGACTGGTTGTAGCGCTGGGCCATCTGCTCAAGCCATTCGCGGGTGATAGCGCGGCCATCGGTCGTGCCCCCTTCTACGGCAACACGGAAAAATTTGGACTTTGCCATGGGCTGGGATCCCTTTGGTGATTGGGTGGTGATGTCGCGGTTATGGTCTGGGTGACAGGCGGGATCGTGCAATCGGCGGCCAGTGTGTACGGCGCTGGCACACTGGCGCGGTGGAGTTTGGAGCGGTAGCGGCTGGTTAGACTGGCGCCATGACGACAGCACCCTTACTTTTCCCCCATATCGAACCCCGCAGGCAGGCTATGCACCTGTACTTTCAGGGGTACAAGATCCGAGCTATCGCGGAGCTGCTGGCGACCCCGGAGGGGACGGTCGGCACCTGGAAATCCCGCGACGGCTGGGATGACATCAAACCCATTGACCGGGTCGACTTCGCCATCGAGGCGCGGATGTGCCAGCTGATCGCCAAGGAGGTGAAGAGCGGTGGCGACTTCAAGGAAATTGACCTGCTGGGCAGGCAGTTAGAGCGCATCGCCCGGGTCAACAAATACAGCAACGGCGGCAACGAGGTCGACCTCAACCCCAAGGTGGCTAACCGCAACAGGGGGCCGAAGAAGGCGCCCGAACGCAACGTGGTGGAGCCCGAACAGCAGGCGCGGCTGATCGAGCGCTTCGAGTCCACCATGTTCGATTACCAGCGCACCTGGTACGTGGCCGGCAATCAGTACCGTATCCGCGACCTGCTCAAGTCGCGCCAGATTGGGGCGACTTATTTCTTTGCCTTCGAGGCCTTCATCGACGCCCTAGTCACCGGGCGCAACCAGATATTCCTGTCGGCCAGCAAGGCGCAGGCCCATGTGTTCAAGCAGTACATCATCCAGTTTGCCAAGGATGAGGGGGTTGAGCTCAAGGGCGACCCCATGGTGCTGCCGAACGGAGCACACCTCTATTTTCTCGGTACCAACGCCCGCACCGCCCAGAGCTACCACGGCAATATCTACATGGACGAATACTTCTGGATCCATGGCTTTCTGGAGTTCCGCAAGGTGGCCTCCGGCATGGCGATGCACAAGAAGTGGCGCCAGACCTACATTTCCACCCCCTCCAGCCTTTCCCATCCCGCTTATTCGTTTTGGTCCGGCGCCAATTTCAACCGGGGCAAGCCCAAGGCCGACCGGGTCGAGATAGACCTGAGCCACGCCAATCTGTCTGGCGGCAAGCTCTGCGCCGATGGTCAATGGCGGCAGATTGTCACTGTCGAGGATGCGGTGCTCGGCGGCTGTGACCTGTTCGACTTGGATCAGCTGCGCGGCGAGTACTCCGAGGAGGAATACCGTAACCTGCTGATGTGCGAATTCATGGACGACACCTCGAGCGTCTTCCCGCTCGCCACCCTGCAGCGCTGCATGGTCGACAGTTGGGAGCTGTGGGACGACTACAAGCCCTTTGCCCTGCGCCCGCTGGGCAACCGCTCGGTGTGGATCGGCTATGACCCGGCCAAGGGCGGGCAGGGCGATAGCGCAGGCTGCTCCGTGCTGGCTCCGCCGGCAGTGCCGGGCGGCAAGTTCCGGGTACTGGAGCGCCACCGCTGGAGCGGGATGGACTTCGACGCCCAGGCGCGGGCCATCAAGGCCATGTGCGATCGCTACAACGTGGGCTACATCGGCATCGACACCACCGGGATCGGGGAGGGGGTTTACCAGTTGGTGAAGCAGTTCTACCCGGCAGTGACCGCCATCCAGTACAACCCGAGTGTGAAAATCCAGATGGTGATGAAGGCCCAGGATGTGATGAACAAGGGGCGGCTGGAATTCGACAGCGGGATGACCGATCTGGCGGCCGCCTTTATGAGCATCCGCCGTGCCGTGACCGCGGGCGGCAAGATGCCGACCTTTGAGGCGAGCCGCTCCGACGAAACCAGCCACGCCGACATTGCCTGGGCAACCATGCAAGCCCTGTTACATGAACCGCTGGCAGGTGCCACCGGTGCCAATACCAGCATGATGGAGATTTTCGCATGAGAAAGCGCCGCCCACAGCGCCATACCTCGCCGATGACGGCGACCCAGAAACCCGGCGAGGCCATCGAGGCGTTCAGCTTTGGCGAGCCGGTGCCCGTCTTATCGCAACGGGAAGTGTTCGACTACCTGGAGGCCATGCACAACGGCCGCTGGTACGAGCCGCCGCTATCCCTCAATGGGCTGTCCCGGGTCTATCGGGCCGGGGTGCACCATGCCTCGGCCATCCAGGTGAAGCGCAACATCCTGCGCTCCTGCTTCATCCCGCATCCGAAATTGAGCTTGGCCGCCTTCACCGGCTTGGTGCTGGACTACCTCATCTTCGGCAACGGCTATCTGCAGGCGGTGCAGAACAGGCTCGGCGGGGTGCTGCGCTATGACCACCTGCGCGCCAAGTACACTCGGCGCGCGCTGGATCTGAACCAGTATTGGTGGATTGCCCAACCCGGCCAGGAGCAGACGCTGCCCGCAGGCCGGGTGGGCCACGTGATGGAGGCCGACATCAACCAGGAGATCTACGGCATCCCCGACTACGTGGGCGGGCTGAACTCCACCCTGCTCAACGAGTCGGCCACCCTGTTCCGCCGCCGCTACTACGAGAACGGCAGCCACGCGGGCTTCATCATGCACATCACCGACGCGGTGCAGAACGAGGGGGACATCGCCAAGCTCAAAGAAGCCCTGCGCCAGAGCAAGGGCCCCGGCAACTTCCGCAACCTCTTGCTCTACACCCCGGGCGGCAGCAAGGACGGGGTCAAGCTGATCCCGGTGGCCGAGGTAGCAGCCAAGGATGACTTCCTCAGCATCAAGAACGTGAGCCGGGATGACCAGCTGGCCAGCCACCGGGTGCCGCCCCAGCTGATGGGGGTCATGCCCAACAGTACCGGCGGCTTTGGCGATGTGACCAAGGCCGCCCAGGTGTTCGACATCAACGAGATAGACAGCATCAAGGCCAGCTTGCTGGCGCTCAATGACTGGGCGGGGGATGAGATCATCCGGTTCAATCCCTACCGACTGTCAGATCTGACAGGGCAAGCGGCATAGGCGAGGCTAGAGTTACACCGAGCGCCTGGAGTTTGTGTGCGCCTTATGGCTTAAGAAAAGCCCCCTCATCTGAGGGGGCTTAGTTTTGTCTCTCATCTGACGGTCTGAGCGCTCCGTCACTGCATCGACCCGCTTACCACGCCCGACATATTCTCTGATCCTCGAGCACCAGCCCAGAGCAGCAGGCACCGCCTGCCGAGCCCTGCCAGCACCGCTGGCGCGCAATCGGGACCCCGCCTCGCCTGCCCGCTTTATGTGTCGATTTCCATGCGGGTGAACGACTGGGGGTGGGTGATTCTTCCCCGCGCCAGCGCTGGCCGCGCGCGGGATAGCGGATCCTTATTGCGATCCTTCACTTTCCGTCAGATCCTTTCACTCTCCGCGCGTGGGATGGCACTGTTCCACCTTGCTCTTTCAACTCACTGATAAGCGCACCTGGAAGCTTTGATATAAAAATCTGGCTTGCCTTGGAGTTGTTCAGGGTATTTGCTAGCCAACTGATGATGCCAGTAGGGGGCCATCATCTCTTGGTGAGGTGACTTGGGGCCCAGTGTCACATGTTTGACCGGGGCAAGGTGGTTGGTGCGGTGCAGTTCCAGATAGAGTCGGGGAGGGATGCTTTTTATCAAGTCAGGTGCTTGAATCTGAATTTCTTTGGCGCCGTATTCCAGATGGGTGACGATAACGCGGTGTTCTTTCTCTGCTTCATAATCCGCATCTTTGAGCAGATAGGGTAATGGTCCCAACAGCCACGACAGGTCCTGAAGTTTTTCTTTATCTGGGGTGGTACCCATAAAGTTGTTGACCTCGGTCTTTAGCTCATCGAACAACTGCTTGAGAGGCTCATCTTCATCTTCGCCATGAATCTCCATCTCACCTTTGATATACACGACTCGATAGAACGCCGCGCTCTCTTGAGGTGATTTTCCCGAATTTAGAAACGCTTGATTCTTGGCATCTTGGGGGGCATCACCTGGTTTTTTTGACAACAGGTCGAACTCAAAGAAGTTATCGGTATTAAAGGTAATGGCACAGCCGCAGGCATCTTCCTTTTGATGGTCTTTGCTGTAAAACCGCCACATATTCAGGCTGTCTTCCTCTGGTAGAAAGCATCCGACAAAGGCTGGTTTGCTCTCAACCGGTGTATGGCCAAGATAGTGCCAGAGCAGCTTACCTTCATTGGGGTCATTGAGCGCATTGATATGTCCCAGTCGTAGAGGGCTTTGCTCCAGTAACAGCGCATTGCCCACCTGCAGCGAGGTGTAGTGGGTCATGGTAAGCCCTGCTTTGACTTTCAGCTCGGCTAGGATGCGTTCCCGTATGTTGGTTATCTGGGGTGAACGTGCATGGCGCTTAGCTTGGTCTTGAAGTTCAATGGCTTGAAAACGGATCTGGGGTGGGGTATTTCGGGTAGCTTTGCGAAAAAGGGCTTGTGCCTTTGCATAGCTCTGAATAACACCATCTCCATTCATATACATCTGACCAAGATTGATGGTGCCCTGTCCATCTCCTCCCTTGCTAGCCTTGCGAAACCACTCAATCGCCGTGCGATAGTTTTGCTCTACCCCTCGACCCTCAGTGTATATAACCCCCATGTTACACTGGGCCCGTGCGTTCCCTTCTTCGGTGCCCTTGAGGTACATCTCGATCGCCTTGCTATAGCTCTGTTCTACCCCTCGGCCTTCATCGTACATCCATCCAAGATTACATTGGGCATCAGAATCCCCTTTTTCTGCGGCTTTGCGATAATACTCGAAAGCCTTGCTGTCGCTTTGTCCTACCCCACAGCCTTGTTCGTACATAAGTCCTATAATGAACTGGGCTTTAACATCCCCTTGTTCGGCGGCTTTGAGGTACCACTTGAAAGCCTTGATATCGCTTTGCTCTACGCCTATTCCCTTCCAGTACATTATTCCCAAATTATATTGTGCATCAGCGTCCCCTTGTTCGGCGGCTTTGAGATACCACTTGAAAGCCTTGATATCGCTTTGCTTGACGCCTTCTCCCTTCCGGCACATCGCCCCCATATTGAACTGGGCAGATGCGTGTCCTTGTTTGGCTGCTTTGTAATACCATTTGGCAGCAGTGTGAGCGCTTTTTGTGACCCCTTGGCCATCCTCGTACATAACTCCCAGATTGAACTGTGCATCTGAATGGCCTTGTTCAGCAGCCCTCTGATACCACAAAAGTGCTTGGCTATCATTCTGTTCAATGCCTTGTCCAAAATCGTATCGTTCGCCCAGGTGAAATTGTGCCACAGCATCTCCACCCTCGGCGGCTTTTCTCAATGCGGTGATAACTTTTGGTAGCTCAGACTTACCCATATTCCATTACCCATGCTTTGTTGTTATATCAACTCACACCGATTTTCATATGCGGAACTTTATCCGCAACCCATTGAAAATGACGTACTTATTCTAAGTGCTAATATCTTGCCCTATGCCTAATAAATTGTCGATTAAAGGGGGCCAGGGCCCCCAAGAATTTCACTGATGATGCTCACAATTACCAACTTTTTGCCATCGGCAGTCGGTGCAGGTGGGGGATCAACCTGTTCCAGTCGCGGTCGCCGTGGGGGGAGCTCTGAATATGGCGGGTCTTGTCGGCCAGGATGTGCTGGGCGGCGGCCAGGGTCATTGGGTATTCGTGAATGATGGAGTAGTAGGTGCCTGCTTCGCGGTGTTCGGCGATATCGAGCAGGGGGTAGATGGCCTTGGCGGCGATCATCATCCGGTCGGCGGCGCGCCAGAGCCACGCCAGTGAATGCAGCTCGTCATCGGTCAGGGTGGTGAGGGGCTGCGGGTGAGCGGCGGTCTCCCAGTCCAGCGCATCGAGCACCCAGAGGCGAAACTCTTTGGCGAGCGCCGTGCGGGAGAACATGGCGATCAGATGGGCGCCGCGCAGTGAGAAGATCCGAACCGGGATCGGCATAGGATTTCCCGGGACGGTCAAATTGATCGTCCCGGTCATGCAGGGGGTAAATTCGTCCGCATTACGGCGGTAGATGCGGCTCACGGCATCGTCGTTGGCATAGCCAAGGGCTGGGGCGATCTGGGTAGCGGTCAGCTAGGGTTGCCCGTGCAATATCGCGCAACACAGCACGACCAGCAACACCCAATCAGCCCAATAAGGCGGGGTAAGCCACAATCACCCCGCCCAGCAGCACAACACCGGCGGCAGGGTAACGGTTCTACGAAGGAAAGGGGACGTCTGTTTAACAGAGGAATAAATGTAGGTATTAGCGCGAGAAATTATGGTTAAAGTGCATTGGGTTGAAGGTAGGCACCT from Aeromonas rivipollensis carries:
- a CDS encoding tail protein X produces the protein MELRSQQGDTLDLILFRHYGYTAGITEQVLALNPGLAALGPILPTGTLITMPAAPTQAEQPLIQLWD
- a CDS encoding phage portal protein: MRKRRPQRHTSPMTATQKPGEAIEAFSFGEPVPVLSQREVFDYLEAMHNGRWYEPPLSLNGLSRVYRAGVHHASAIQVKRNILRSCFIPHPKLSLAAFTGLVLDYLIFGNGYLQAVQNRLGGVLRYDHLRAKYTRRALDLNQYWWIAQPGQEQTLPAGRVGHVMEADINQEIYGIPDYVGGLNSTLLNESATLFRRRYYENGSHAGFIMHITDAVQNEGDIAKLKEALRQSKGPGNFRNLLLYTPGGSKDGVKLIPVAEVAAKDDFLSIKNVSRDDQLASHRVPPQLMGVMPNSTGGFGDVTKAAQVFDINEIDSIKASLLALNDWAGDEIIRFNPYRLSDLTGQAA
- a CDS encoding head completion/stabilization protein; the protein is MSNGFIANAPTSPAEGDIPSSPFWPVISLPDLRETVRLDGTVTTARLTHAVVDAITSINRDLADWRRAREAEGVATLAAVPSELINNESAHLHSYRRAVYAITRANLLERYADYSATGDGVKGADAKIISSDDLYRDARFAIRDILGTTHNTVELI
- a CDS encoding TraR/DksA C4-type zinc finger protein gives rise to the protein MSRLDDELERLADISEQQLAARIHAARISGTGPHYCIDCENPIPQARREAIRGCERCAECQTIHEFQTARHYGSKR
- a CDS encoding SEL1-like repeat protein, with the protein product MGKSELPKVITALRKAAEGGDAVAQFHLGERYDFGQGIEQNDSQALLWYQRAAEQGHSDAQFNLGVMYEDGQGVTKSAHTAAKWYYKAAKQGHASAQFNMGAMCRKGEGVKQSDIKAFKWYLKAAEQGDADAQYNLGIMYWKGIGVEQSDIKAFKWYLKAAEQGDVKAQFIIGLMYEQGCGVGQSDSKAFEYYRKAAEKGDSDAQCNLGWMYDEGRGVEQSYSKAIEMYLKGTEEGNARAQCNMGVIYTEGRGVEQNYRTAIEWFRKASKGGDGQGTINLGQMYMNGDGVIQSYAKAQALFRKATRNTPPQIRFQAIELQDQAKRHARSPQITNIRERILAELKVKAGLTMTHYTSLQVGNALLLEQSPLRLGHINALNDPNEGKLLWHYLGHTPVESKPAFVGCFLPEEDSLNMWRFYSKDHQKEDACGCAITFNTDNFFEFDLLSKKPGDAPQDAKNQAFLNSGKSPQESAAFYRVVYIKGEMEIHGEDEDEPLKQLFDELKTEVNNFMGTTPDKEKLQDLSWLLGPLPYLLKDADYEAEKEHRVIVTHLEYGAKEIQIQAPDLIKSIPPRLYLELHRTNHLAPVKHVTLGPKSPHQEMMAPYWHHQLASKYPEQLQGKPDFYIKASRCAYQ
- a CDS encoding phage major capsid protein, P2 family produces the protein MRNETRQKFNEFTGQVAKLNAITSAMVQFNVQPSVQQTLETKMQESVAFLGMINVIPVDEMKGQKVGIGITSTIAGRTNTDTKDRQPNSPHGLYDQSYECAQTNFDTQIGYGQIDAWAKFPDFQTRVRDAILTRQGLDRIMIGWHGTSAAADTDRNAHPLLQDVNIGWLQHIRTDAPAQVMSEGSEGSGKIYVDATDGDYKNIDALVFDVVSELIKPWYQDDTDLVVICGRKMLSDKYFPIINDAGDNQNKLAGQVLVSQKQIGGLKAVRVPFFPEDKLLITKLSNLSIYWQTGARRRHIEDEPKRNRIVNYESTNDAYVVEDYDCAALVENIVIGPNPAPGE
- a CDS encoding putative holin — its product is MPEPISSSAATSTLSALALLSLFPGVDPGVLLGAFAGALVFIATTAELGNLRKAGLFVAAFVAGALAAPLVAAMLASVLPLSVEVPRAVGAMLASALAVHLLQWILRKTPEDLLKLRKGG
- a CDS encoding terminase ATPase subunit family protein, whose translation is MTTAPLLFPHIEPRRQAMHLYFQGYKIRAIAELLATPEGTVGTWKSRDGWDDIKPIDRVDFAIEARMCQLIAKEVKSGGDFKEIDLLGRQLERIARVNKYSNGGNEVDLNPKVANRNRGPKKAPERNVVEPEQQARLIERFESTMFDYQRTWYVAGNQYRIRDLLKSRQIGATYFFAFEAFIDALVTGRNQIFLSASKAQAHVFKQYIIQFAKDEGVELKGDPMVLPNGAHLYFLGTNARTAQSYHGNIYMDEYFWIHGFLEFRKVASGMAMHKKWRQTYISTPSSLSHPAYSFWSGANFNRGKPKADRVEIDLSHANLSGGKLCADGQWRQIVTVEDAVLGGCDLFDLDQLRGEYSEEEYRNLLMCEFMDDTSSVFPLATLQRCMVDSWELWDDYKPFALRPLGNRSVWIGYDPAKGGQGDSAGCSVLAPPAVPGGKFRVLERHRWSGMDFDAQARAIKAMCDRYNVGYIGIDTTGIGEGVYQLVKQFYPAVTAIQYNPSVKIQMVMKAQDVMNKGRLEFDSGMTDLAAAFMSIRRAVTAGGKMPTFEASRSDETSHADIAWATMQALLHEPLAGATGANTSMMEIFA
- a CDS encoding GPO family capsid scaffolding protein, with the translated sequence MAKSKFFRVAVEGGTTDGRAITREWLEQMAQRYNQSTYGARVNMEHIRGIDPNGLFKMYGDITAAKTEEVTIEGEKRLALFVQIDPTPELIALNKKRQKVYTSIEIHPNLNDKGAYMMGLAVTDSPASLGTEMLQFCSKATVNPLADRKYHPECLFTEALETVIEFESEQEKGPSLAERIAALFSTHKKQSTADFSDVHQAVETVAKEVTTLDADLQKKFTEQAQTITELTNKQDATAKALADLTAKLEGQEELSHKRPPATGSDGTSIQTDC
- the gpM gene encoding phage terminase small subunit, with translation MTPARRHRERALAALQGAANPQFDQARANAYELQLMQLAEHRRTLKGIQSIERKIDAKRTMLPVYKPWIDGLLAADRGGQDDVLVTVMLWTLDTGDLEGAFNMADYVIRHGLSTPDRYERTAATLIAEEVADTGIKLQEAGAGPSYGLLCAYLELLTHCDIFDQVRAKLHKAVGRAALADGFKEQAAQHYRRALELHDKVGIKKELEVLERELKKEQQPDATSGGS
- a CDS encoding P22AR C-terminal domain-containing protein, whose translation is MSRIYRRNADEFTPCMTGTINLTVPGNPMPIPVRIFSLRGAHLIAMFSRTALAKEFRLWVLDALDWETAAHPQPLTTLTDDELHSLAWLWRAADRMMIAAKAIYPLLDIAEHREAGTYYSIIHEYPMTLAAAQHILADKTRHIQSSPHGDRDWNRLIPHLHRLPMAKSW